One window from the genome of Bdellovibrionota bacterium encodes:
- a CDS encoding HNH endonuclease — MTAALVQARVLVLNKSYMPIQVTSLKRAFCMIYAGIARVVDKEYQTFDFHSWSELALAVGEPGIGIVGKVIRVPRVVLLQVYDRLPKKQVRFSRYNIFARDRGICQYCSRRFRKSELNLDHVVPRSRGGQTTWENVVCSCVACNRRKGGSTPDEAGMHLVRRPAKPHWTECLNISLKDGHYLEWVPFLNIVDFSYWNVELER; from the coding sequence ATGACCGCCGCCTTGGTCCAGGCCCGCGTTCTGGTCCTCAACAAATCCTACATGCCGATTCAGGTGACGTCGCTCAAACGCGCGTTCTGCATGATCTACGCCGGAATCGCGCGCGTCGTCGACAAGGAATATCAGACATTCGATTTTCATAGCTGGAGTGAACTGGCTCTGGCGGTCGGAGAACCCGGAATCGGGATCGTCGGCAAAGTGATCCGCGTTCCGCGGGTCGTTTTGCTTCAAGTGTACGATCGCCTTCCGAAAAAACAGGTCCGTTTCTCCCGCTACAACATCTTTGCGAGAGACCGGGGCATTTGCCAGTACTGCTCCCGGCGATTTCGGAAGAGCGAACTGAATCTCGATCATGTCGTTCCCCGCTCCCGCGGCGGCCAAACGACGTGGGAGAACGTGGTCTGCAGTTGCGTGGCCTGCAACCGCCGAAAGGGCGGCAGCACTCCCGACGAAGCCGGAATGCACCTCGTCCGGAGGCCGGCCAAGCCGCATTGGACCGAATGTCTTAACATTTCGCTCAAAGACGGCCATTATCTGGAATGGGTTCCGTTCCTGAACATCGTGGACTTCTCCTATTGGAACGTTGAACTTGAGCGGTAA
- the selA gene encoding L-seryl-tRNA(Sec) selenium transferase — MRHKMPATIEMLTPPNRTDPRSDLPAVGVLLNDPDLQEVTKRESHVVLAQAVRNVVASARQMNPITRPKSGWAQAVRTEVDRLTSASLQKVINATGVILHTNLGRAPIDRELFEEMADLVSGYVNLEFDLEKGERGSRYVHCVEAFRLATGCEDALVVNNNAAAVMLALRALARDREAIVSRGELVEIGGSFRLPEIMESSGAHLKEVGTTNRTRLSDYEKAIGRKTALLLKVHPSNYRIEGFVEEVALPDLVKLGKKRSLPVMIDLGSGTLEDLRDVCGALPRVSEVVKTGVDLLAFSGDKLLGGPQAGILLGKKAVLNRLRNDPWLRIVRTDKLTLALLERVVRAISTPGWKSRVGFLVERSCEELRRQANVIVQRLKAAPNSFSMEVVDSEAAVGGGTSPEEAIPSVAISIRASKDLLGRLDGRLRSGRPPVIGRRQRESLLFDLRTVFPEDAETFAKACRTAMDTVQKEVV, encoded by the coding sequence ATGAGGCACAAGATGCCCGCTACAATAGAGATGTTGACACCCCCGAACCGAACCGATCCTCGAAGCGACCTGCCTGCCGTAGGCGTGCTTCTGAATGATCCCGATCTCCAAGAAGTGACGAAGCGGGAATCGCATGTCGTGTTGGCGCAAGCGGTGCGAAACGTCGTGGCGTCCGCGCGACAAATGAATCCGATCACGCGTCCGAAATCTGGTTGGGCTCAAGCGGTGCGCACAGAGGTGGATCGTTTGACCTCTGCTTCCCTTCAAAAAGTGATCAACGCTACCGGCGTGATTCTCCATACCAATTTGGGTCGGGCGCCGATCGATCGCGAACTTTTTGAAGAGATGGCCGACCTCGTATCCGGTTACGTCAATTTGGAATTCGATCTTGAAAAAGGGGAACGGGGCTCTCGTTATGTTCATTGTGTGGAGGCCTTTCGTCTGGCGACGGGATGTGAAGATGCGCTGGTCGTGAACAACAACGCGGCGGCCGTCATGTTGGCTCTGCGGGCGCTGGCGCGGGACCGTGAAGCGATCGTGTCACGCGGGGAGTTGGTCGAAATCGGCGGATCGTTTCGTCTGCCGGAAATCATGGAAAGTTCCGGCGCTCATCTCAAAGAAGTGGGGACGACGAACCGGACGCGGCTTTCCGATTACGAAAAAGCGATCGGTCGGAAAACAGCGCTTCTGCTCAAAGTTCATCCGAGCAATTATCGGATCGAAGGTTTTGTGGAGGAGGTCGCTCTTCCGGACTTGGTCAAACTGGGGAAGAAGCGTTCTTTGCCGGTGATGATCGACCTGGGGAGCGGAACTCTGGAGGATCTTCGCGACGTCTGCGGCGCCCTGCCGAGGGTTTCGGAAGTCGTGAAAACGGGTGTGGATCTCTTGGCGTTCAGCGGCGACAAGCTTTTGGGCGGGCCGCAGGCGGGAATTCTCTTGGGGAAAAAGGCCGTCCTGAATCGACTTCGAAACGATCCCTGGCTTCGCATCGTCCGGACGGACAAGCTGACGCTGGCGCTCTTGGAACGGGTCGTGCGGGCGATCTCCACGCCGGGATGGAAATCCCGCGTCGGTTTTCTCGTCGAACGATCTTGCGAAGAGCTGCGTCGGCAGGCGAACGTAATTGTTCAGCGTTTGAAGGCCGCGCCGAATTCGTTCTCGATGGAAGTCGTCGATTCGGAAGCGGCGGTTGGAGGCGGGACATCGCCGGAGGAAGCGATTCCGTCCGTCGCCATTTCGATCCGGGCTTCGAAAGATCTCCTCGGTCGATTGGACGGCCGCTTGAGAAGCGGCCGTCCGCCGGTTATCGGCCGGCGACAGCGCGAGAGTTTGCTCTTTGATCTTCGGACCGTATTTCCCGAGGACGCCGAGACATTCGCAAAGGCTTGCCGAACGGCCATGGACACAGTACAGAAAGAGGTTGTATGA
- the shc gene encoding squalene--hopene cyclase: protein MLEIAPQILRHLNRSVRSRLTASRTASPLALPFPRPKNGTNAPLTHTNLPLDEETQTAIARARDCLFDLLHPKGFWEGRVYDNVTITAEYVMFLRFLGLLDAQTAEKAKRTILDDQLPDGGWNIYGGGPSEHSATVEAYFGLKLCGLTHRHKTLQSARDLILAKGGIDTTRVFTKINLALFGQVPWNKVPVIQPELMLLPKKAPIHIYEFSSWSRAVIIPLLLIFDRKPVVALPKAQQVPELYAPNAPKKKGFPFRKIVRERRVDLEQIFDVAHVALSMYEFVMPIKPLRKRALNLAEKWVLEHQDKDGSWCGIFPAMANSILALHLRGYSFHHPVMKKGLRVLRSYAEEDEETLRMQSTQSPIWDTGIAAYAFWETGGLPPGTRSARCLDWLLDRQILDVQGDWKHKARPGRPGGWPFEHHNAHYPDIDDTALAILALLPAEEEKGRSEITHSIDRGVEWLIAMQGSDGGWGAFDRDNNRHFLNQIPFADLKSLLDPSTPDVTGHVIEALAAAGYHRRLEPIRHGFEFLRKTQESDGSWFGRWGVNYVYGTAAALSGLWVAGEDMNADYVKKAGDWLAAVQNPDGGFGESVESYEKGSYVALGRSTASQTAWGLIGLLACECKRPEAIERAARWLMQVQKNDGSWDEPEWTGTGFPRHFYLRYDYYRLYFPLWALGRYARWKCGAKSLFSARSQPA, encoded by the coding sequence ATGTTGGAAATCGCGCCACAGATCCTTCGCCACTTAAACCGATCGGTCCGATCTAGACTCACGGCGTCGAGAACCGCTTCTCCGCTCGCCCTGCCGTTTCCCCGGCCGAAAAACGGAACGAACGCGCCCCTAACCCACACAAACCTTCCGCTGGATGAAGAGACTCAAACCGCGATCGCGCGAGCACGAGACTGTCTTTTCGATCTCCTTCATCCGAAGGGTTTTTGGGAGGGGCGTGTCTACGACAACGTCACGATCACGGCGGAATATGTGATGTTTCTTCGGTTTCTCGGACTTCTCGACGCGCAGACCGCAGAAAAGGCCAAGCGAACGATTCTCGATGACCAACTTCCGGACGGCGGATGGAATATTTACGGCGGCGGACCTTCGGAACACTCCGCCACCGTAGAAGCCTACTTCGGTCTAAAACTCTGCGGTTTGACTCATCGACACAAAACCTTGCAGTCGGCCCGCGATCTCATTTTGGCCAAAGGCGGGATCGACACGACGCGGGTCTTCACCAAAATCAATCTGGCTCTCTTCGGACAAGTTCCGTGGAACAAGGTGCCGGTCATCCAACCGGAACTCATGCTTCTTCCCAAGAAGGCCCCCATTCATATTTATGAATTTTCGAGTTGGTCGCGCGCGGTCATCATCCCGCTGCTTTTGATTTTTGATCGCAAACCGGTCGTCGCGCTTCCGAAAGCCCAGCAGGTGCCGGAGCTTTACGCTCCGAACGCACCGAAGAAGAAAGGATTTCCATTCCGGAAAATCGTGCGCGAACGCCGTGTGGATCTCGAACAGATTTTCGACGTCGCCCACGTGGCGCTCTCGATGTACGAGTTCGTCATGCCGATCAAACCGCTTCGAAAGCGCGCGCTTAATCTGGCGGAGAAGTGGGTTCTCGAACATCAGGACAAGGACGGCTCCTGGTGCGGGATTTTCCCGGCGATGGCGAACTCGATTCTCGCTCTTCACTTGCGCGGCTACAGTTTTCATCATCCGGTCATGAAAAAGGGACTGCGCGTCCTGCGATCGTACGCCGAGGAGGACGAAGAAACGCTTCGGATGCAGTCGACGCAGTCTCCGATCTGGGACACGGGAATTGCGGCTTACGCTTTTTGGGAAACCGGCGGCCTTCCTCCCGGAACGCGGTCGGCTCGCTGCTTGGATTGGCTGCTGGATCGCCAGATTCTGGATGTGCAAGGCGACTGGAAACATAAGGCGCGTCCCGGACGTCCGGGCGGATGGCCCTTCGAACATCACAACGCGCATTATCCCGACATCGATGACACGGCGCTCGCCATCTTGGCGCTTCTTCCCGCGGAGGAAGAAAAAGGCCGTTCGGAAATCACGCATTCGATCGACCGCGGCGTTGAATGGCTGATCGCCATGCAGGGGAGCGACGGGGGCTGGGGAGCGTTCGACCGGGACAACAACCGACATTTCCTGAATCAAATTCCGTTTGCCGATTTAAAGTCGCTGCTCGATCCGAGCACGCCCGACGTCACCGGCCACGTCATTGAGGCGCTGGCCGCCGCCGGATACCACCGCCGGCTGGAGCCGATCCGGCACGGATTCGAATTTTTGCGGAAGACGCAGGAGAGCGACGGCTCCTGGTTCGGCCGATGGGGCGTGAATTACGTGTACGGCACCGCCGCCGCGCTCAGCGGCCTCTGGGTGGCGGGAGAGGACATGAATGCCGATTACGTGAAAAAGGCGGGCGATTGGCTGGCGGCCGTTCAAAATCCCGACGGCGGTTTCGGGGAATCGGTCGAATCGTACGAAAAGGGTTCATACGTCGCGTTGGGGCGTTCGACGGCGAGCCAAACGGCATGGGGATTGATCGGCCTGCTCGCGTGCGAATGCAAACGGCCAGAAGCCATCGAGCGAGCGGCCCGATGGCTGATGCAGGTTCAAAAGAACGACGGAAGCTGGGACGAGCCGGAATGGACCGGGACCGGTTTCCCGAGACACTTCTATCTTCGCTACGATTACTATCGTCTTTATTTTCCGCTTTGGGCGCTCGGTCGTTACGCGCGATGGAAATGCGGCGCGAAGTCGTTATTTTCGGCGCGATCCCAGCCGGCCTGA
- a CDS encoding Fic family protein has product MPRAVLENLSITRGGDEERTVPRKELEHRLEEILHAKGEKGLNELRDRARVIARRFRWNREFRRLDRIVGAMLRSRPAGVLRSKVARARAKELPYDERCIERCQLLFADLRHHPFRPLSDSFASSEHFRNKAFFEAYFSNYIEGTTFEIEEAEEIVFEGRIPKNRPKDAHDILGTFRIVSDPNEMRRVPDTPENFERILKERHATLMKNRPESLPGIFKDQPNRAGNTIFVDPEYVMGTLEQGFQLYRDLPDGLARAIFLMFLVTEVHPFRDGNGRIARILMNAELCASTVSTIIIPTVYREDYMGALRAMTRRNRGDPLIRMLVRAHEFSHLKFSPYPKILGELRRRNWFQEPIEAKIILG; this is encoded by the coding sequence ATGCCTCGTGCTGTTCTCGAAAACCTGTCGATCACGCGCGGCGGGGACGAAGAACGTACGGTCCCTCGCAAGGAACTCGAGCACCGTTTGGAAGAAATTCTTCATGCGAAAGGGGAAAAGGGGCTCAATGAACTGCGCGATCGAGCGCGCGTAATTGCAAGACGCTTTCGTTGGAATCGCGAGTTCCGGCGACTCGACCGGATCGTGGGCGCGATGCTCCGAAGCCGCCCCGCGGGAGTTTTGCGGTCGAAGGTAGCGCGCGCCCGCGCCAAGGAGTTGCCTTACGACGAGAGATGCATCGAGCGCTGCCAGCTTCTCTTTGCTGATCTCCGACACCATCCTTTTCGACCTCTTAGCGATAGCTTCGCTTCGTCCGAACATTTCCGAAACAAGGCATTCTTTGAGGCCTATTTCTCCAATTACATCGAGGGAACTACGTTTGAAATCGAGGAGGCGGAAGAAATCGTGTTCGAGGGAAGGATTCCCAAAAACCGGCCGAAGGACGCGCACGATATCTTAGGAACATTTCGGATCGTATCCGATCCGAACGAAATGCGCCGTGTGCCAGACACACCCGAGAACTTCGAGCGCATCCTGAAGGAACGGCATGCAACGCTCATGAAGAATCGGCCGGAATCTCTGCCTGGTATTTTCAAAGATCAACCCAACCGGGCCGGAAACACCATCTTCGTTGATCCAGAGTACGTGATGGGGACCCTCGAACAGGGATTCCAGTTGTATCGGGACCTGCCCGATGGTCTTGCTCGGGCGATCTTTCTGATGTTTCTCGTGACGGAAGTTCATCCTTTCCGAGATGGAAACGGTCGGATCGCGCGTATTCTCATGAACGCGGAACTCTGTGCGTCCACGGTTTCGACCATCATCATTCCCACGGTTTACCGAGAGGATTACATGGGAGCTCTTCGAGCCATGACGCGCCGGAACCGCGGCGACCCTTTGATTCGAATGCTGGTGAGAGCCCATGAATTCTCGCATTTGAAGTTTTCGCCCTATCCAAAAATTCTCGGCGAGCTTCGCCGGCGAAACTGGTTCCAAGAACCAATTGAGGCGAAAATCATCTTGGGATGA